In Deferribacter autotrophicus, a single genomic region encodes these proteins:
- a CDS encoding ABC transporter ATP-binding protein has protein sequence MKLLKRIWRYFEKYKLYIILSFLFSLIVAASNGATAYIIKPALDGIFINKDREKLIYMPILIIAIYLIKGTFRFLQNYLMRKTGQKVVEAIRNDLYDKIIMLPLKFFSQSSTGMLMSRITNDVNLMQSSIPSFVTGIRECFSILGLAAVVLYQDPYLGTFALFVLPIIVLPIVKIGEKIKKYSKKGQHKMGDLSSVLQETFSGIKVVKAFVMEEKEKEKFRKHNATFVKYELKRMIYNEISSPLMELIGAIGIALVVYYGGLKVINGESTPGTFFSFMAAIAMMYDPFKRINSANNAVQAAIGAAERVFEVMDTHNEILENDGTLECDARNKIIEFKNVYFRYDNNERYVLENINLKVEPGTTVALVGSSGAGKSTFVNLIPRFYDVTGGAIYIGGTDIREFKVYSLRKNIGIVSQEPFLFNDTIKNNIAYGAENITEEDIINAAKAAYAHDFITELPNGYDTVIGERGVRLSGGQRQRITIARALIKNPPILILDEATSALDTEAEKIVQKALENLMKGRTSFVIAHRLSTILNADIIVVLKDGKIEATGKHTELLEKSPTYKKLYQMQFQDGE, from the coding sequence TTGAAACTTTTAAAAAGAATCTGGCGTTATTTTGAAAAATACAAGCTTTACATTATCTTATCTTTTCTCTTTTCACTAATTGTAGCTGCAAGTAACGGAGCTACAGCATACATTATCAAACCAGCACTTGATGGTATTTTTATAAATAAGGACAGAGAAAAGCTAATTTACATGCCCATTTTAATCATTGCCATATATTTAATAAAAGGAACTTTCAGATTCTTACAAAACTATCTAATGCGAAAAACTGGTCAAAAAGTTGTTGAAGCAATTAGGAATGATTTATATGACAAAATTATAATGCTGCCCCTAAAGTTTTTTTCTCAAAGCTCTACGGGTATGCTTATGTCAAGAATTACAAATGATGTAAACCTAATGCAGTCATCCATACCATCTTTTGTAACAGGAATAAGAGAATGCTTTTCAATACTTGGGTTGGCTGCTGTGGTGTTATATCAAGACCCTTATCTTGGTACATTTGCCCTTTTTGTTTTACCGATCATTGTGCTTCCAATCGTAAAAATTGGGGAAAAAATCAAAAAGTACAGTAAAAAAGGCCAACATAAAATGGGTGATTTATCATCTGTTTTGCAGGAAACTTTTAGTGGCATAAAAGTAGTAAAAGCTTTTGTAATGGAAGAAAAAGAGAAAGAAAAGTTTAGAAAACACAACGCAACTTTTGTCAAATATGAACTTAAGAGGATGATTTACAATGAAATCAGCTCTCCATTGATGGAACTAATTGGAGCAATCGGAATAGCTTTAGTGGTTTATTATGGTGGTTTAAAAGTCATAAACGGAGAATCTACGCCAGGTACTTTTTTCTCATTTATGGCTGCAATAGCAATGATGTATGATCCATTCAAAAGAATAAATTCTGCAAACAATGCAGTCCAGGCTGCAATTGGGGCGGCTGAACGAGTTTTTGAAGTAATGGATACTCACAATGAAATACTTGAGAATGATGGTACTTTAGAGTGCGATGCAAGAAATAAAATTATCGAATTTAAAAATGTCTATTTTAGATATGACAACAACGAACGTTATGTGCTTGAAAATATCAATCTCAAGGTCGAGCCTGGCACAACTGTAGCTCTTGTCGGCTCAAGCGGTGCCGGTAAAAGTACATTCGTTAACCTGATCCCCAGGTTTTATGATGTAACAGGTGGTGCAATATACATAGGTGGAACAGATATCAGAGAATTTAAAGTTTATTCATTAAGAAAAAATATTGGAATTGTATCCCAAGAACCATTCTTATTTAATGATACTATAAAAAACAACATAGCATATGGTGCAGAAAATATAACGGAAGAAGATATCATCAATGCTGCAAAAGCAGCTTATGCCCATGATTTTATAACAGAACTACCAAATGGTTATGATACAGTTATAGGTGAAAGAGGAGTAAGACTATCAGGGGGGCAACGTCAGCGAATTACTATTGCAAGAGCATTAATAAAAAACCCACCTATTCTGATACTGGATGAAGCCACTAGCGCTTTGGACACAGAAGCAGAAAAGATTGTACAGAAAGCCCTTGAAAATCTTATGAAAGGAAGAACAAGCTTTGTAATAGCCCATAGATTATCAACAATATTGAATGCGGATATAATAGTTGTTTTAAAAGATGGTAAAATCGAAGCCACAGGAAAACATACTGAATTATTAGAAAAATCCCCTACTTATAAAAAACTTTATCAGATGCAGTTTCAAGATGGTGAATAA
- a CDS encoding glycosyltransferase family 4 protein has product MKILHIDTGKEWRGGQRQVFILHKNLLKNNIDSFLVCNENGILYSKAKDELQNVISLPGNIFQGIFNLKKILRKINPDILHFHDGKSLNFIEFMPASMKKIETRRVSYPISFFSRKVKYSLCDYHVAVSEEIAEYLRQFFKNVFVINSCIEIDRFVLKKPKNPFKKRFNKNILFVGSFSKQKGIEVLLEAFKSVVEQIGDVGLHLVGGGSLEKDLWKMVDDLGIVDNVLFYGFQKEVEQFYFFADLVVVPSVDGEGSSGVIKEALASGKTVIASNLDANKEIIKDNYNGILFENKNKSDLSNKIKLVLNHKIVLDKNKILETAKQFSCEKMTYKYIKIYDEILNKDGRL; this is encoded by the coding sequence ATGAAAATTCTTCATATAGATACAGGTAAAGAGTGGCGCGGTGGACAACGTCAAGTATTTATACTTCATAAAAACCTTTTAAAAAATAATATAGATAGTTTTCTCGTGTGTAATGAAAATGGGATATTATATTCAAAAGCTAAAGATGAACTGCAAAATGTAATCAGTTTACCAGGAAATATATTTCAAGGTATTTTTAATTTGAAAAAGATTCTTAGAAAAATAAATCCAGATATTTTGCATTTTCATGATGGAAAAAGTTTAAATTTTATAGAATTTATGCCTGCTAGTATGAAAAAAATTGAAACGAGAAGGGTGTCTTATCCAATATCTTTTTTTTCAAGGAAAGTTAAATACTCTTTATGTGATTATCACGTGGCTGTTTCTGAGGAAATTGCTGAATATTTAAGGCAATTTTTTAAAAATGTTTTTGTAATAAACAGTTGTATAGAAATAGATAGATTTGTTTTGAAAAAACCTAAAAATCCTTTTAAAAAGCGGTTTAATAAAAATATTCTTTTTGTAGGTTCATTTTCAAAGCAGAAAGGGATTGAGGTTTTATTGGAAGCATTTAAAAGTGTGGTTGAACAAATAGGAGATGTTGGTCTTCATCTTGTTGGAGGCGGTTCATTGGAAAAAGATTTATGGAAAATGGTAGATGATTTGGGTATAGTTGATAATGTACTTTTTTATGGATTTCAGAAAGAGGTTGAACAATTTTATTTTTTTGCTGATCTTGTAGTTGTACCTTCTGTAGATGGAGAAGGTTCAAGTGGTGTTATTAAAGAGGCTTTAGCCAGCGGAAAGACTGTAATTGCAAGTAATTTAGATGCAAATAAAGAAATCATTAAGGATAATTATAATGGAATTCTTTTTGAGAATAAAAACAAGAGCGATTTATCGAATAAAATTAAACTTGTTTTAAATCATAAAATAGTGTTGGACAAAAATAAAATATTGGAAACGGCAAAACAATTTTCTTGTGAGAAAATGACATATAAATATATAAAAATATATGATGAAATACTAAACAAAGATGGAAGGTTATGA
- the rfbA gene encoding glucose-1-phosphate thymidylyltransferase RfbA, which translates to MKGIILAGGKGTRLYPLTQVVCKQLLPIYDKPLIYYPLSLLMLAEIRDILIISTPEDTPKFKDLLGDGKKYGINISYAIQNKPEGIAQAFLIGEEFIGDDNVCLILGDNIFYSDGLTNILIKSKMLIEKEGGALVFGYYVNNPSEYGVVEFDKEGNVLSIEEKPAQPKSNYAVIGLYFYDNDVIKISKEIKPSARGEYEITSVNEKYLKKGKLRVELLGRGFAWLDTGTHNSMLEASNFIKIIEERQGLKIGCIEEIAFRKGWINKDKVLELAKPLMNSGYGQYLLRLVGEANEL; encoded by the coding sequence ATGAAAGGGATTATACTTGCTGGTGGAAAAGGAACAAGATTATATCCTTTAACTCAGGTTGTTTGTAAACAATTATTACCTATATATGATAAGCCATTAATATACTATCCTTTGTCTCTTTTAATGCTTGCCGAAATAAGGGACATTTTGATTATATCTACTCCTGAAGATACTCCGAAATTTAAGGATTTATTAGGAGATGGGAAAAAATACGGAATAAATATTAGTTATGCTATTCAGAATAAGCCAGAAGGGATTGCCCAAGCTTTTTTAATTGGTGAAGAATTTATAGGTGATGATAATGTATGTCTTATTTTGGGGGATAATATTTTTTACAGCGATGGATTAACGAATATTTTAATCAAAAGTAAGATGCTTATAGAAAAAGAAGGTGGTGCCCTTGTTTTTGGGTATTATGTTAATAATCCAAGTGAATATGGAGTTGTTGAGTTTGATAAAGAAGGTAATGTCCTTAGTATAGAAGAAAAACCTGCTCAACCGAAAAGTAATTATGCTGTAATAGGACTCTATTTTTATGATAACGATGTTATAAAAATTTCTAAAGAGATAAAACCTTCTGCAAGAGGGGAATACGAGATAACTTCAGTTAATGAAAAATATTTAAAAAAAGGAAAATTAAGGGTAGAGCTTTTGGGAAGAGGATTTGCCTGGCTTGATACTGGTACTCATAACTCAATGCTTGAAGCGAGTAACTTTATTAAGATAATAGAGGAAAGGCAAGGATTGAAAATTGGTTGTATTGAAGAAATTGCTTTTAGAAAAGGGTGGATAAATAAAGATAAAGTTTTAGAGCTTGCTAAGCCTTTGATGAATAGTGGTTATGGCCAGTATTTGTTAAGATTGGTGGGAGAAGCAAATGAGTTGTAA
- the rfbB gene encoding dTDP-glucose 4,6-dehydratase yields the protein MSCKTILVTGGCGFIGTNFIKYVFYDTDFDGIIINIDKLTYAGRKENLIDIETNFKERYIFKKLDICDFAALEDLFTQYKIDCIVHFAAESHVDKSITGPQQFIYTNIIGTFNLLEAIRKYWACSESNNRFIHISTDEVYGSLGQEGYFYESSCYNPRSPYSASKASSDHLVMSYYYTYNLPVIITNCSNNYGPYQYPEKLIPLMILNMLKEKPLPVYGDGQNVRDWLYVKDHCEAIWLVLGNGKVGEKYNIGGENEWRNIDLVNYLCEIVAEKLGKHRDYFKKYITFVKDRLGHDKRYAINCDKIKKELNWSQRTPFDEGISNTVEWYIKKYWNR from the coding sequence ATGAGTTGTAAGACCATATTGGTTACAGGTGGTTGTGGTTTTATAGGAACAAATTTTATCAAATATGTTTTTTATGATACCGATTTTGATGGTATAATAATTAATATAGACAAATTAACTTATGCAGGCCGAAAGGAAAATTTAATAGATATTGAGACTAATTTTAAAGAAAGATATATTTTTAAGAAACTTGATATTTGTGATTTTGCTGCACTGGAAGACTTGTTTACCCAATACAAAATTGACTGTATTGTGCATTTTGCTGCTGAATCGCATGTGGATAAGTCGATAACGGGTCCTCAACAGTTTATTTATACTAATATTATTGGGACATTTAATTTGCTTGAGGCAATAAGAAAGTATTGGGCATGTTCAGAGTCTAATAATAGGTTTATACATATTAGTACTGATGAAGTTTATGGTTCATTAGGGCAAGAAGGTTATTTTTATGAGAGTAGCTGTTATAATCCTAGAAGCCCATATTCAGCTTCGAAAGCGTCAAGTGACCATCTCGTAATGTCTTATTATTATACATACAACTTGCCCGTTATTATTACGAATTGCTCAAACAACTATGGTCCATACCAGTATCCTGAAAAATTAATACCTTTGATGATACTAAATATGTTAAAGGAAAAGCCTTTGCCTGTATATGGAGATGGGCAAAATGTGAGAGACTGGTTGTATGTAAAGGATCATTGTGAAGCAATATGGTTAGTGCTGGGTAATGGGAAAGTGGGTGAGAAATATAATATTGGTGGAGAAAATGAATGGAGAAATATAGATTTAGTTAACTATCTCTGTGAAATTGTTGCAGAGAAGTTAGGGAAACATCGAGATTATTTCAAAAAATATATTACTTTTGTTAAAGATAGACTAGGTCATGATAAAAGATATGCTATCAATTGTGACAAGATAAAAAAAGAATTAAATTGGTCTCAGCGAACACCTTTTGATGAAGGTATAAGTAATACAGTTGAATGGTATATTAAGAAATATTGGAATAGATAA
- a CDS encoding glycosyltransferase family 2 protein produces MEKISVVILTFNGEKYLEACLSQISKIGDEIIIVDSGSSDNTISIAKKFTDKIFFHEFENYGRQCRYAVSLTACKWVFVVDQDEILTDALVDEIKYLKLTGFDCDGYYIKRDNYLFGKLIKHGGWGDDYVLRLFNKEKGEHTDNNFSVVKTEGMTKKLKHSIKHYPYDSVHEYLSKMHSYANHSAKEMLSQNKTFKLRKLILNPFGRFFKKYILEFGFLDGLHGFVLAVFSYYFVFLKYLRFWELKRNEK; encoded by the coding sequence ATGGAAAAAATTTCAGTAGTTATATTGACTTTTAATGGAGAAAAATATTTGGAAGCATGTTTGTCACAAATATCAAAAATAGGCGATGAAATAATTATTGTTGACTCAGGTAGTAGTGATAATACTATTTCTATTGCCAAAAAATTTACTGATAAAATTTTTTTTCATGAGTTTGAGAATTATGGAAGGCAATGCAGATATGCGGTTTCACTTACTGCATGCAAATGGGTGTTTGTAGTTGATCAAGATGAAATATTAACAGATGCTCTTGTTGATGAGATAAAATATCTGAAATTAACGGGCTTTGATTGTGATGGTTATTATATTAAAAGGGATAACTATTTATTTGGAAAGTTGATAAAACATGGTGGATGGGGAGATGATTATGTGCTTAGGCTATTTAATAAAGAAAAAGGGGAGCATACAGATAACAATTTTTCTGTGGTAAAAACTGAAGGTATGACAAAAAAATTGAAACATTCTATAAAACATTATCCTTATGATTCTGTGCATGAATATTTATCTAAAATGCATTCTTATGCAAACCATTCGGCAAAGGAAATGTTATCACAAAACAAAACTTTTAAATTAAGAAAATTAATTTTAAATCCTTTTGGTAGATTTTTTAAAAAATATATATTAGAATTCGGTTTTTTAGATGGATTACATGGATTTGTTTTGGCCGTTTTTTCTTATTATTTTGTTTTTCTTAAATATTTAAGATTTTGGGAGCTAAAAAGAAATGAAAAGTAA
- a CDS encoding DegT/DnrJ/EryC1/StrS family aminotransferase — protein sequence MKSKPAIEGGKPVRDSFLVFGQPDISDDELNEVIDTIRSKWIGTGPKTHKFQEEFRKYIGAKYAHATNSCTAALHLSLIAAGIKPGDEVITTPMTFCATANAIIHAGATPIFVDIDKTTLNIDVNKIEEKITKKTKAILPVHFAGRPCNMDKIQEIAKKYNLVVIEDAAHAIEAYYKNKKIGTIGDLTCFSFYVTKNMTTVEGGMVTGNNEELINKIRILSLHGMDKDAWKRYSDEGYKHYMVVEAGFKYNMTDIQASFGLHQLKKINENFEKRKKIWKMYDEAFADLPLIKLANPDDSGLHARHLYIMILDLGRLKVNRDYILEALTKENIGVGVHYISLHKHPYYKNLLNLKDDDFPNSSFISDRTISIPFGSYLSDRDVEDVINAVRKILTFYWEG from the coding sequence ATGAAAAGTAAACCTGCTATTGAAGGTGGAAAACCTGTTAGGGATTCATTTTTAGTTTTTGGACAGCCAGATATAAGTGATGATGAATTGAATGAAGTAATAGATACAATCAGATCAAAATGGATTGGTACTGGACCAAAAACTCATAAATTTCAAGAAGAATTCAGAAAATATATTGGAGCAAAATATGCTCATGCAACAAACTCATGTACAGCTGCACTTCATTTATCTTTAATAGCAGCAGGAATCAAACCAGGAGATGAAGTTATCACTACTCCGATGACTTTTTGTGCAACGGCAAATGCTATTATCCATGCAGGAGCAACACCTATTTTTGTTGATATCGACAAAACGACATTAAATATTGATGTAAATAAAATAGAGGAAAAAATCACTAAAAAAACTAAGGCTATCTTGCCTGTACACTTTGCCGGTCGTCCATGTAATATGGATAAAATACAAGAAATAGCGAAAAAATATAATTTAGTAGTTATTGAAGATGCTGCTCATGCGATAGAAGCGTATTATAAAAACAAAAAAATCGGTACAATAGGTGATTTAACATGCTTTAGTTTTTATGTAACAAAAAATATGACAACAGTAGAAGGTGGTATGGTTACAGGCAATAACGAAGAATTAATAAATAAAATCAGAATTTTAAGCTTACATGGTATGGACAAAGATGCCTGGAAAAGATATTCTGATGAAGGATATAAACATTACATGGTTGTTGAAGCAGGTTTTAAATACAATATGACGGATATCCAAGCATCTTTTGGTTTGCATCAGTTGAAAAAAATAAATGAAAACTTCGAAAAAAGAAAAAAGATTTGGAAAATGTATGATGAAGCTTTTGCTGATTTACCTTTAATCAAATTGGCTAATCCTGATGATTCAGGACTTCATGCCAGACACCTATACATCATGATTTTAGACTTAGGCAGATTAAAAGTTAATAGAGACTACATTCTTGAAGCACTTACAAAAGAAAATATCGGTGTTGGCGTACACTATATTTCGCTTCATAAACATCCTTATTACAAAAATCTACTTAATTTAAAAGATGATGATTTTCCTAACTCATCATTTATTTCTGATAGAACGATAAGTATACCTTTTGGAAGTTATTTGAGTGATAGGGATGTTGAGGATGTAATAAATGCAGTAAGGAAAATTTTAACATTTTATTGGGAAGGGTAA
- a CDS encoding putative nucleotide-diphospho-sugar transferase, translating to MKLSDYEIVTAADKNYIEFAKAFTRSVNLTLNKTPYIFDLGGISLYKDSLNAQFIDISVNSDYNKINKQNCIRTIHKPECIKYFINKFKKHFIFIDADCLFLKNSFLPSVDVDIFFTFKIYKDQTCKDFQKNGIINAGVLIFNVNEFNIERLNKFIDKWHEYCLRDSEITDQKALSLILEQYLDIRNLLTSKFETEEISFRFLSSELYNDTSCKTGVIWHFKQAAREQQKFKNFVRISKNVKLYSAIREINLILYKIKKLLNPKRYAKRYINELRLYLEKENAT from the coding sequence ATGAAACTTAGTGACTATGAAATTGTAACTGCAGCAGATAAAAATTATATTGAATTTGCTAAAGCATTTACCAGAAGCGTAAACTTAACATTAAACAAAACTCCATATATTTTCGATTTAGGTGGCATTAGCTTGTATAAGGATTCTTTAAATGCGCAGTTTATTGATATTAGCGTTAATTCTGATTATAATAAAATTAATAAGCAAAATTGTATTAGGACAATACATAAACCTGAGTGCATAAAATATTTTATAAATAAATTTAAAAAACATTTTATTTTTATCGATGCAGATTGTTTGTTTTTAAAAAATAGTTTTTTGCCAAGTGTAGATGTTGACATTTTTTTTACATTTAAAATTTATAAGGATCAAACTTGTAAAGATTTTCAAAAAAATGGCATTATAAATGCTGGCGTTTTAATATTTAATGTCAATGAATTTAATATAGAGAGATTGAATAAATTCATTGATAAATGGCATGAATATTGTCTTAGAGATTCAGAAATTACTGACCAAAAGGCATTAAGTTTAATATTAGAACAATATTTGGATATTCGCAATTTATTAACTTCAAAATTTGAAACAGAAGAGATAAGTTTTAGATTTTTGTCTTCGGAGCTTTATAATGATACAAGCTGCAAAACTGGCGTTATTTGGCACTTTAAACAAGCTGCAAGAGAACAACAGAAATTTAAGAATTTTGTTAGAATATCAAAAAATGTTAAGCTTTATAGTGCGATAAGGGAAATAAATTTAATTTTATATAAAATTAAAAAATTGTTAAATCCTAAAAGATATGCGAAAAGATATATAAATGAATTGCGATTATATTTGGAGAAAGAGAATGCAACTTAA
- a CDS encoding O-antigen ligase family protein has protein sequence MQLNSNNLYKLSLFLYIVFLPISISIRQAGIILLTLVFVYDCFKNKAYYVLFKWTENKFLLIFLCYLLFNSLFVSMDSRTSLDVLFNAIWQCFLVYYILSSITISKKVDKNYILLLLMISVTIQGIDGIYQFVTGYDFIKHLKPFGDRLTASLDTPRVGNFVSLSLPAFFAYYFRNNDTFESWKAKLLLFVAFLPPLFLLIFSKTRSGWVGFFVFLSIFSFYNVRKLFLPVFSILVLILFFFKKIILNRLNFNIILNDPRFELWTIALKLFKLKPIFGHGVATFCNAFNYYHLYPTKTSRHIQHPHNIYVQFLSETGIIGLLLFFTFIFGRLFNLLKTFLKTKSILLWIYVAWICSYLATAFSAHNFFRTWWLGTFMIVFAITSPEDETSSF, from the coding sequence ATGCAACTTAATTCTAATAATTTATATAAATTAAGTTTGTTCCTGTATATAGTGTTTTTGCCAATTTCTATATCAATAAGGCAAGCAGGAATCATATTATTGACTTTGGTTTTTGTTTATGATTGTTTTAAAAACAAAGCATATTATGTTCTTTTTAAATGGACAGAAAATAAGTTTTTATTAATTTTTTTGTGTTATCTTTTATTTAATTCTTTATTTGTAAGTATGGATTCAAGGACATCCTTAGATGTTCTTTTTAACGCTATTTGGCAATGTTTCTTGGTTTATTATATTTTGTCATCTATTACCATTAGTAAAAAAGTGGATAAAAATTATATTCTTTTGCTTCTTATGATAAGTGTGACCATACAAGGTATTGATGGTATCTATCAATTTGTTACAGGTTATGATTTTATCAAACACTTAAAACCATTTGGTGATAGATTGACTGCTTCTTTAGATACTCCAAGAGTGGGCAATTTTGTAAGTCTGTCTTTACCAGCATTTTTTGCTTACTATTTTAGAAATAATGACACTTTTGAATCATGGAAAGCAAAATTGTTGCTTTTTGTAGCATTTTTACCTCCACTATTTCTTTTAATTTTTTCTAAGACAAGAAGTGGATGGGTTGGTTTTTTTGTTTTTTTATCAATTTTTTCGTTTTATAATGTTAGAAAGCTTTTTTTACCTGTTTTTTCTATTTTAGTTTTGATTTTATTTTTTTTCAAAAAAATTATATTAAATAGGTTAAACTTTAATATAATTTTGAATGATCCTCGCTTTGAATTATGGACTATTGCCTTAAAATTGTTTAAATTAAAACCTATTTTTGGACATGGTGTAGCGACATTTTGTAATGCTTTTAATTACTACCACTTATATCCTACAAAAACCTCAAGGCATATACAACATCCTCATAATATATATGTTCAATTTTTATCTGAGACTGGTATTATAGGGTTGTTGTTATTTTTTACCTTTATTTTCGGCAGATTATTTAATTTATTAAAGACTTTTTTAAAAACTAAGTCAATATTATTATGGATTTATGTAGCATGGATATGTTCATATTTAGCCACTGCTTTTAGTGCTCATAATTTTTTTAGAACATGGTGGTTAGGAACATTCATGATAGTATTTGCTATTACCTCGCCTGAAGATGAAACCAGTTCTTTTTAG
- a CDS encoding glycosyltransferase has translation MKPVLFRVTNNLNIGGVQRRMLDVLSHFVNDYDIHVVVYKEKGVLAEEFEKKGIKIHFVKAKGTFDFLAILKISKLMKKYKADIVHTHSMGGNIKGLIAAYLAGVKKRFAHVHVKMELHWYGRSKLKRLKHQLEEKIILCLFAKKIFFVSKSILDEFLKRFSLGLQEKCLVLYNGFDVESFPVKSLNHDKEFFKLGVALRLVESKNLTFIVDTIAILKNFKNNFKFYFVGDGPYKDYLQNYIKEKNLEVYFEFVGETKNPYSYITDFDLVVFPSKNEGLPAGLIEPLLMKVPVVAVDTEINREVINIYNGGILLEENPELFAKKIAEVLDNYEVFYKSLSFEKYHNEFDIKSHLFKLRKFYEGDEE, from the coding sequence ATGAAACCAGTTCTTTTTAGAGTGACAAATAACTTAAATATTGGCGGTGTTCAAAGAAGGATGTTGGATGTATTATCTCATTTTGTTAATGATTATGATATCCATGTAGTTGTTTATAAGGAAAAAGGAGTATTAGCAGAAGAGTTTGAAAAGAAAGGGATTAAAATACACTTTGTTAAGGCAAAAGGTACTTTTGATTTTTTAGCAATTTTAAAAATATCTAAGTTAATGAAAAAATATAAAGCTGATATTGTACATACTCATTCAATGGGGGGGAATATCAAAGGGCTAATAGCAGCATATTTAGCGGGAGTAAAAAAAAGGTTTGCCCATGTGCATGTTAAAATGGAACTGCACTGGTATGGGAGAAGCAAATTAAAAAGATTAAAACATCAGCTTGAAGAAAAAATTATTTTATGTCTGTTTGCTAAAAAAATATTTTTTGTTTCAAAATCTATACTGGATGAGTTTTTAAAAAGATTTAGTTTAGGATTGCAAGAAAAATGTTTGGTTTTATACAATGGATTTGATGTTGAAAGTTTTCCTGTAAAGTCTTTGAATCATGATAAAGAATTTTTTAAATTAGGAGTTGCTCTACGTTTAGTTGAGAGTAAGAATTTAACTTTTATAGTTGATACTATTGCCATTTTAAAAAATTTTAAAAATAATTTTAAATTTTATTTTGTTGGAGATGGTCCCTATAAGGATTATCTGCAAAATTATATCAAAGAAAAAAACTTGGAAGTTTATTTTGAGTTTGTTGGAGAAACAAAAAATCCTTATTCGTATATAACAGATTTCGATTTAGTAGTATTTCCTTCAAAAAATGAAGGGTTGCCAGCAGGATTGATTGAGCCTTTATTAATGAAGGTTCCAGTAGTTGCTGTTGATACAGAGATAAATCGTGAAGTTATTAATATTTATAATGGTGGCATTTTATTAGAAGAAAATCCTGAGCTATTTGCTAAAAAGATTGCTGAAGTTTTAGATAATTATGAAGTCTTTTATAAAAGCTTAAGTTTTGAAAAATATCATAATGAATTTGATATTAAATCTCATCTTTTCAAACTGAGAAAATTTTATGAAGGTGATGAAGAGTGA